The Pongo abelii isolate AG06213 chromosome 20, NHGRI_mPonAbe1-v2.0_pri, whole genome shotgun sequence genome window below encodes:
- the LOC129051982 gene encoding endogenous retrovirus group K member 5 Env polyprotein-like, whose protein sequence is MMINISTEYHYPPICLGKAPGCLMPTNQNWMVEVPTVSATSKFTYHMVSGMSLGTQMNNLQDSSYQRSLKFRPNGKPCPKEIPKVSKDPEVLVWEECIVNTAVVLQNNKFETIIDWAPRDQLYYDCTGQTHSCSQAPSFWPTNLAYNSDLTKRLDQVYRRLELPYSWKWGEKGISSP, encoded by the coding sequence atgatgatAAACATTTCCACTGAGTATCATTATCCTCCTATTTGTTTGGGAAAAGCACCAGGATGCTTAATGCCTACAAACCAAAACTGGATGGTAGAAGTACCTACTGTCAGTGCCACCAGTAAATTTACTTATCACATGGTAAGTGGAATGTCACTCGGGACACAAATGAATAATTTACAGGACTCTTCCTATCAAAGATCATTAAAATTTAGGCCTAATGGAAAACCTTGCCCCAAGGAAATTCCAAAAGTATCAAAAGACCCAGAAGTCTTAGTTTGGGAAGAATGCATAGTTAATACTGCAGTGGTAttacaaaacaataaatttgAAACTATTATAGACTGGGCCCCTCGAGACCAATTATATTATGATTGTACGGGCCAGACCCACTCATGTTCACAGGCTCCATCTTTCTGGCCCACTAATCTGGCCTATAATAGTGATTTAACTAAAAGGCTAGACCAGGTTTATAGAAGGCTAGAATTACCCTATTCATGGAAATGGGGTGAAAAGGGAATTTCATCACCCTGA